GGTCCATTGTTAACAATTTTCTCTTTAGCCAAATTGAGCAAACAATTTCTAATTTCTCCGACCTCGGTTAACACCACCTTCTGAATGGGAACAAATCTTAGCAAATTCCGAATCTCCCATGGTGAATCTTTTAGCTTTGCCCTCAAAAATGGTACAAAAAGCTCTGAATCCTTTGAAGATTTTCCCACAATAAGTCCCGAAATATTAGTTTCGTGTACTTCCACTGTGGTTTCCCCAAAGTCGTAATAGAGCCCTCCTAGTTCGTCCATTAAGTCTTCCTCCTTGTATCTATATGTTGTTGCAAGAAAATTGAATATCATTATTTACTCCGCTATACATTCCTCAGAGCCGCTAGGATTTTTTCCTTTGGAATCGCACCTTCCCTAATTATTTCAGGAAATCCCGATCCTGAAACATCCACTATAGTTGATCCACTATCGTTGCCAGATAATATTTCGTTACGAATTATGGCATCGCATTTACCCAAGATAGTTTTATCAATGTCTTCTAATCTCGTTGATGGAAGTTTTTTTGATAAGTTGGCGCTCGTTCCCACTAATAATTTAGATCTAGTCATGCTTATTAGATCTAAGATGCATGGACTGTTAGGAATACGTAATCCAATAGTATTATTATCATTGTTAATCACATATTTAGACAACCCATGGTTTTCTTTCAATTTTAGAATTAGAGTCAACTTTCCAGGCCAAAATAATTTGTAGAGTGTACTGGCTTGAGAAGTTATATGAGAAATTCTTGAGACCATTCTCCAGTCATGTGTCAGTACTGGTAGCGATTTTTCCAATGGTCTTTCTTTGATACCATATAATCGTAAAACCGATTTATCCATTGTGGGATCGCAACCTATACCAAAAACAGTGTCAGTGGGATAGACAACCACGCCCCCATTATCAATAATTTCAGCGCATTTCTCAAGGTCGTCAAGTTTACTGCAATCCATATAATAGACCAATATGTTAGTGAACTTGCAATTTCAATTTAACCTAACCTATTAGCCTTTACCTTAAAGTAAAAATTTTGAATACATTTGTTTTAGAAAAGCATATACAGTTATTTTGGTATAGATTGTTAAGAAAATGCGATATCGATGTTTTGGGATATGAAAACTATGACAAGATAGTAGGAATGTATAACCAATTCAAGATTCAAAATTTAAAGACATTAGATAGGAGCATTCGATCATCAGAGACGTGCAAAAAGCCGATAACTATTGTTTTTTGGGATATTAGGGGGTTTTCAAAGTTTACAAAGATGTTTTATTCGTTGGATAGCGAATATCCTGTTAGAATTCTTAGAAGGATATTACAAGATTGCAAGGTGCATAATTGCACATAATGATGAGTATGGGACAAAACAATCGGAGATGGCACCATGTCTTGGTTTGGGTTCTTGGGAAAAATGTAGTAACTAGGACTATTGATAAGGATGATGGAGCCTTTGATGCTATAAATGCTGCAATTGAACTTAGAAATAGCTTCCAGAATTTAAAGTACAAGATGATATCAGATCGTAAAATAGATGGAATCAACTTAGACTTTAACATAAAGTGTGGTATTATTACGAGCCCCGCTTAGATTGGCCTTGTCTACGATCGGTTTACAGCCATGGGAACAAATGTTAATATTGCTCGTAGGCTCCAATAATTTGCGAAAAGTAGTCAAATAATTATTTCAAACACAACAATGGAAAACACATGTTCAAAAGGTTTTGATTTTAGGAGAATTTCTGTAGATTCGAATAATCCTATAAAATCATTTGAAGACATCGATTGTTGTTTTGAGATTTTATTCTAAAGAAGAGAAAAGGAGATCAGAAGCATTGTCCGACAGTTTTTTATGATACCAACTAACTTTCTCAAATGTAGAATAACAAAAGTATTTTTATTTGAAAGTGTACTATAACTTCAATTAATAACACAGATTAAAATGATAGAAAAAGAGAGTTTAAAGGGAAAGGGTATAAACGAGGTTTATCTTAGCGAAAACAGGGCTGAATTTGATAGCACTGTTAATGGTTATTACAGGCTGATTGGTGGTGAGAATGGCAATTACGACCAAGAAACCAGTAGGAGGCTACGGGCATTTGGGGAAGAATTGTTTAAAAAGAGATCGTATGAGAAATTCACTGCCTTTAAGGCAGATCATGATGATATGATAATTGGAAATCATTTGAGATTATTCTCATTTTGTGAACATCATTTGCTTCCATTTTTTGGGGAGGTTGCGATAGGATATATTCCAAATCACAAAATATTTGGGCTTTCAAAATTCCAGCGACTGGTGGACAAAGTATCTTCTAGACCTCAACTTCAAGAGAGACTCACCTACCAAATTCTTGAGGAAATCAAAAATAGACTCGAACCTAAAGGCGTAGGCGTTGTTATAAAGGCTATTCATACGTGCGTTTTTGCAAGGGGCACGCAATCAAGTTCAGCAGAATTTACAACCTCAGCAGTCGACGGGATTTTCAAGGAAAACATCAACACAAAGCAGGAGTTCTTTTCAATAATAAATTCTGACGGTAGACTCAGACTGTGACATCCAGATTTATTAGATAAGAATTTAGACATAATTTTATATACACGCCCGGTCCGTAACCTAGTAACTTCTACTAAAATAGTTGTGATACGGAATCATATTTAATTTTGGTAATTTCGTGGTGCATATATCATTTGGACACTATATTTAAGTCTACGATATATTTTAATTAGATAGGAGAGCGAGAAAATCTAAATTGATGTCTGCGGCCGCCAATGATGCAAATATAGAGTATATTGACTGGAATAATGCTTTTGAAATTTTAGATAAGGCTTATAAACTTGGTATTTTTGTCCTAATAATTGGTCCAAAAGGAACTGGCAAAACCACACTAGTTAGAAAATTCGCTGCTCAGGTAAATAAAGAACTATCCTCAGTAAATTTTAGCCTCAGGACTAGAGAATCACACCTAATTGGAACTAACACAATTGATAATGGTCAGATAAATTTTGTAAACGGAGTTTTGGTTCATTCTATGACTCAAGGGGATTTATTATACCTAGATGAGCTTAACGCGGCCGAACCGGACGTGCTGCTTCGACTGGACGAGGCTTTAGACGACAGAAAACAGATTGTTTTGAAAGAATTTCATGGACAGACTATAAAGGCAGCGGAAAACTGGTTTGTAATTGCGACCATCAATCCATTATCGCATGTTGGAACAAAAGAACTTCCACCACAGATTCTAAGCAGATTCCCAATTAGAATAATGCTGGATTACCCTCCAGAAGATACTGAAATGGATATTATCAAAAAACATGTTAAGGTAAGTAATCAGCACGATGAAGAAAATATTAAAAGTGCAATAAAATTGGCTCACAATCTTCGAAAGGCAGCTTCTCTTGAAGAAATCTTTTATAGCCCTAGTTTGAGAGAAACGATTGCTTTTTCGAAATTGGTAACGAACAATACGAATGCAAAAGAAGCAGCTGAAATTGTTTTTGCAAACGTTTACCATCAATGGGGCGAAATTGAGTACCGAAAGGTAATGGATATAATCGCTTCTATATTCATTTAATTTATGTTGACAAAGTATGTCTATTTTTTGGAACATAAAAGACAATGGTAATAATTCAAGACCTGTGGAATCTAATGATCAATATAATGATGAATCCTCTGATAAGAAAGTAAAAAGCAAGGTATACAAGAAGAGGTCCGAATCGTTTTTAAGATTTGATGATCTAGATCTGGAGAATATCCACATCAGAAATGATGTATTGCTTGAGATTGCTACATTCTTATCTAGACGGTGGTCAGATAATTCTGAATCAACTATTCATATTTCAAGAGATGGAAAAATCTCGACTAATTTAGACAAGAAAAGAATCACCCTTCCTGGATTAGATTATTTCTTTGGTAATATTTTTCAAAAGTACAGACAATGGCGAACATTACTATGGTATGAATCAGTCAGATTAAAATATTCATTTAAGATTTTTGATACCGACGTCGTCTTTGGGTTTGTATTTAACATTTTGGAGACAAAACGGATAGAAATATTGGGATTAGAAGAGTGGAAAGGTATGATAAAAGAAATTATATACTGCGAAGGGCTATCCTGGCACAACAAACTACTACTGAATTCACTACATGGGAAAAACAAAGTTTTAGAAGCATTTTCTCAGTTCTTTTTGACAGGATATATAAAGGGTGAACTCTATGGTGGAGAAAATGAAAGAGTAATAAACGCATCAGAATATGCACACGGAATTTTGAGAGATTATATAAAAAATTTTAAACTAAATAACAAAACTTATGACCCAATTAAGGACCAAAAGTGGTTAGAATATGAAACAAGAAAGATAATTAAAATCCTTCAAGTTGATTCACTGATGTCGGTCCCACCCATCCCTATTCTGATGCCAAGGAGCAAAGTAGGGCTTTCGATGAAACAGGAGGAAATACTATCACAAATTGAAAAATTAGTGAGGACAAAGACCAAGGAGATTGAAATAGAGAAATTAAAAAAAGAAATTGTCCAGGGCGATGATATCAACGAAGAGTTTAGAATAATAGTCAATGAGAGCAAGAAAAATGATAACAAAGGTTTTGAAACAACTGAAAACCTTTCCATTGTAATCCCAGACAACACTGGTGTTGATGAAATTGCCATTTATGATTTTGATTTAATTAACAAGGTGAAAACGGCCCTTAAGGAATGGAAAACCGGATGGAAAGAAAAATATGATTTTAACGGAGACGAAATAGAGATTGAAAACTACATTGAAAAGCAGCCAAAAGTTTTCATCAGTGATAAGAAAATTGCTATAAATGTAAAAATATCGGTACTTTTGGACCTTTCAAGCAGTATAGAGGACAATGAAATGGAGTACAAAAAAGCCACAGTTGCACTATGTGAGGGATTAGAATATCTAGGAATTAAATTTTCTATATATGCTTTTAATACAGAATCTAGAACGGTTAAATGTTGGGTTATTAAACCACCAACGGCAAGATGGGGATCCATATATGCAAGAAGACTTATGCAAGTAAAACCAGTAGGAGGAACGCCCTTGGCAGAGATCTACAAGATCCTTCAGCCAAGCATTAGTGCATTTAAACCAGATATTTTCGTAACACTTACGGACGGTGAACCCTCAGATATGGATGCTGTGCGTTCAATAGTCCTGTCTTACAAGAGAAGTGGTGTGGAAATGATTGCTATAGGTTTGGGAGCTGATTTGGGAGACGCGATAGGAATTGGATATAATTTGAAATACCTCAACTATCAAAGAATTTTAACATTATCAAAAAAGAGGTTGCAGGATTTACCTAAAAAAGTTTTGGGACTTTTAACTACAGAATGATGTAATACTATAAAAGGGATCAAAAAAAATAAAATGATAAATAAATTAGAATCCAAGATCAGGGTTATCTTTCTCTAGTTTTTTCCAATCCGACAAGAATGAATCCAGGCCCTTGTCTGTCAGTGGATGGCGTATCATCTTGTCTAAGATGTCTGGTGGAAGAGTAACGACGTCTGCACCCATTTTTGCCGCTTCGATCACATGTAATGGATGACGAACACTAGCCACCAATAACTGGGTTGAGATATCGTAACTAGCAAATATTTGAACAATTTCACTTACCAGATTCAGACCCTCAGTTCCAATATCATCTAACCGGCCAATAAACGGACTTACATAAGTAGCTCCGGCTTTTGCAGCTAATAACGCTTGATTTGCAGAAAAAATGAGGGTCACATTAGTTTTTATGCCCTTTTTGGTTAGGGCATGCACAACTTTTAGCCCATCCAGGGTCATAGGAATCTTTACAACCACATTTTCCCCATACTTTGCTAATTTCAACGACTCTTCCATCATCTTATCAAAGTTAGTCGCAACTACTTCAAGGCTTACTGGTCCCTTCACAATCTCTACGATTTTCTTCATGGTTTTAATGGGGTTGCCTTTTTCTTTTGAAAGTAATGTTGGGTTGGTAGTGATACCATCTACGACCCCTAATTCATCGTATTTTTCTATAGATTCAACATTAGCAGTATCTAAGAAGATTTTCATTTTTTTTCACTCTTTTTTAGGGCGACCACATTTTTTACTATTTCCCCTGGAGACAAGCCATACTTATCTAAGAGTGAATCGATCTCTTCGTCTCTTGCAGACTCACCGTATCTGTCTCTAATTCCTATTTTTCGTACGAAAGTAGGGCATATTTCAGAGGTAACTTCTGAAATTGCCGACCCTAATCCCCCTACTATATTATGCTCTTCTATAGAAGCCAATGAGCCTGTTTCCTTTGTACATCTGTAAATCAAATCTGAGTCTATCGGTTTGATAGAGTACATATCGACAACCCTACAAGAAATATCATGATCCTTTTTCAATGTGTCGCTTGCCTTCAGTGAGGTTGAGACCATTGTTCCACATGAAAATAAACTGATATCGTTACCATCTTTTATTATTGTTCCTTTTCCTATTTCAAAGTCGGATTCCTCAGAATAGATTTCCTCAGTTGAAGGCCTGGCTAACCGTACATAGAATGGACCTGGAATATTCACTATTTTTTCAAGCAGTTTTTTGACTGAAATCGCATCGGCAGGTACCAAAACTCTCATATTTGGTAAAGATCTCATAATAGAGATATCTTCGATTTGTTGATGAGATGCCCCATCAGGTCCCACGGATAAGCCAGCGTGGGATACTACAATTTTCACATCTAGGTTGGGATAGCAAATTGCATTTCTAATCTGATCCAAACACCTGCCTGGAATAAAAGCAGCATAAGTACTAGCAAAAGAAACTTTACCCGCGATAGCAAGACCAGCTGCGATTGAAACTAAATTAGCTTCGGCTATTCCAACATTGAAAAGTCTATCTGGAAATTTTTCACCGAATTTTTTAGTTTTGAGCGAATCAGTAGTATCACCACCTACGCACACAATGTTAGAATGTCTACTACCTAAATTTACAAGGCTATCCCCGTATGCAGAACGCATATCAGAAAATTTAATATCACTAGTAGTCAAATGGTTCAATTCATAGTTCACCTTTATACATTATATCTTTTTTTTCAATATCAAACATTGTTGCAGTCTCTTATTTGTGTTCATTTATCTCGCTAAATTAAATTGTTCTATTATGTTCCTTCGGCCCTTAATCCAATCTTCTTCAAGATTTAGAGACTGGGATTCATCAAGTAAACTCTTCTCTAGATAAGAATCGAGCAAAAATTTAGTATCCCTAATTCTCTTTTCAACATCGCTATTACCAAATATTGCATTTCCCATTACAAATATTCTGCAACCGGCATCAAAGCACTGTTTTATTGTTGACAGGTCTATTCCACCATCAGCCTCAAAATAACCCTTAAATCCTCGCTCCCTTAGTAAGGGAATAGCCCTTTTCATCTTGGGTAATACTTCTGGAATGAATTTTTGACCAGCAAAACCAGGATTTACAGACATTATGATAATGACATCAAGGTTATCAAGATAAGAGAATACCCATTCTGGCAATTCGGTGCCAGGATTTACGGCTAGTCCAGGGCTAACACCGCTTGATATAAGTTTAGTATTGATCTTTTCAAATTCCTGCTCGTTACTACAAGCTTCTGCATGGACAGATATAACATCACAGCCTGCATCGATATACTGTTCCAAGACTTTGGCAGGATTTTGGATCATCAGATGAGTATCAAATGGC
Above is a window of Candidatus Nitrosocosmicus arcticus DNA encoding:
- a CDS encoding THUMP domain-containing protein, with the translated sequence MIFNFLATTYRYKEEDLMDELGGLYYDFGETTVEVHETNISGLIVGKSSKDSELFVPFLRAKLKDSPWEIRNLLRFVPIQKVVLTEVGEIRNCLLNLAKEKIVNNGPVKILVEKRHTKLSKKDIIDSVGPHLNYPVNLTNPVWILLVEIIGKYSGISVINSEMMFSSMTEKRVSE
- a CDS encoding L-threonylcarbamoyladenylate synthase, coding for MDCSKLDDLEKCAEIIDNGGVVVYPTDTVFGIGCDPTMDKSVLRLYGIKERPLEKSLPVLTHDWRMVSRISHITSQASTLYKLFWPGKLTLILKLKENHGLSKYVINNDNNTIGLRIPNSPCILDLISMTRSKLLVGTSANLSKKLPSTRLEDIDKTILGKCDAIIRNEILSGNDSGSTIVDVSGSGFPEIIREGAIPKEKILAALRNV
- the folE gene encoding GTP cyclohydrolase I; translation: MIEKESLKGKGINEVYLSENRAEFDSTVNGYYRLIGGENGNYDQETSRRLRAFGEELFKKRSYEKFTAFKADHDDMIIGNHLRLFSFCEHHLLPFFGEVAIGYIPNHKIFGLSKFQRLVDKVSSRPQLQERLTYQILEEIKNRLEPKGVGVVIKAIHTCVFARGTQSSSAEFTTSAVDGIFKENINTKQEFFSIINSDGRLRL
- a CDS encoding AAA family ATPase, with translation MSAAANDANIEYIDWNNAFEILDKAYKLGIFVLIIGPKGTGKTTLVRKFAAQVNKELSSVNFSLRTRESHLIGTNTIDNGQINFVNGVLVHSMTQGDLLYLDELNAAEPDVLLRLDEALDDRKQIVLKEFHGQTIKAAENWFVIATINPLSHVGTKELPPQILSRFPIRIMLDYPPEDTEMDIIKKHVKVSNQHDEENIKSAIKLAHNLRKAASLEEIFYSPSLRETIAFSKLVTNNTNAKEAAEIVFANVYHQWGEIEYRKVMDIIASIFI
- a CDS encoding VWA domain-containing protein, which gives rise to MSIFWNIKDNGNNSRPVESNDQYNDESSDKKVKSKVYKKRSESFLRFDDLDLENIHIRNDVLLEIATFLSRRWSDNSESTIHISRDGKISTNLDKKRITLPGLDYFFGNIFQKYRQWRTLLWYESVRLKYSFKIFDTDVVFGFVFNILETKRIEILGLEEWKGMIKEIIYCEGLSWHNKLLLNSLHGKNKVLEAFSQFFLTGYIKGELYGGENERVINASEYAHGILRDYIKNFKLNNKTYDPIKDQKWLEYETRKIIKILQVDSLMSVPPIPILMPRSKVGLSMKQEEILSQIEKLVRTKTKEIEIEKLKKEIVQGDDINEEFRIIVNESKKNDNKGFETTENLSIVIPDNTGVDEIAIYDFDLINKVKTALKEWKTGWKEKYDFNGDEIEIENYIEKQPKVFISDKKIAINVKISVLLDLSSSIEDNEMEYKKATVALCEGLEYLGIKFSIYAFNTESRTVKCWVIKPPTARWGSIYARRLMQVKPVGGTPLAEIYKILQPSISAFKPDIFVTLTDGEPSDMDAVRSIVLSYKRSGVEMIAIGLGADLGDAIGIGYNLKYLNYQRILTLSKKRLQDLPKKVLGLLTTE
- the fsa gene encoding fructose-6-phosphate aldolase, whose amino-acid sequence is MKIFLDTANVESIEKYDELGVVDGITTNPTLLSKEKGNPIKTMKKIVEIVKGPVSLEVVATNFDKMMEESLKLAKYGENVVVKIPMTLDGLKVVHALTKKGIKTNVTLIFSANQALLAAKAGATYVSPFIGRLDDIGTEGLNLVSEIVQIFASYDISTQLLVASVRHPLHVIEAAKMGADVVTLPPDILDKMIRHPLTDKGLDSFLSDWKKLEKDNPDLGF
- a CDS encoding transketolase C-terminal domain-containing protein, with the translated sequence MRSAYGDSLVNLGSRHSNIVCVGGDTTDSLKTKKFGEKFPDRLFNVGIAEANLVSIAAGLAIAGKVSFASTYAAFIPGRCLDQIRNAICYPNLDVKIVVSHAGLSVGPDGASHQQIEDISIMRSLPNMRVLVPADAISVKKLLEKIVNIPGPFYVRLARPSTEEIYSEESDFEIGKGTIIKDGNDISLFSCGTMVSTSLKASDTLKKDHDISCRVVDMYSIKPIDSDLIYRCTKETGSLASIEEHNIVGGLGSAISEVTSEICPTFVRKIGIRDRYGESARDEEIDSLLDKYGLSPGEIVKNVVALKKSEKK